The genomic stretch ACCAGGCAACAGGAAATCGCGGCTAATTGGGGGTATACAGACTCGTTCATATCCTTGCTGAAGGCGTCTTCTTCACCGGCTTCCTCAAAGACATGTGCTCCCTCCCTCGTCCGCTCTCACCACCTCTCCAGCGCATCACCATGTCTGGCTCTGCTGCTCTCGAATAcggcttcccctccacccactcCGCCAACGCAGTCTCTGTTGCAGTCTACGCTATCCTCATGTTGCGAAGTGACCATAACATCTACTCGCCCACCACGACCATTGCCCTCGAAGCCCTTGCTTACTTTTACGCTCTCTCGATTGTTATCGGCCGTCTTTACTGCGGTATGCACGGGTTCATCGACGTCATTATCGGGTCTATTATGGGAACGGCTATCTCTCTCGTTGAGTTCTACTACGCCCCGGCTGTGGAAGAGTGGATGTACTCTTCCAACTACGCCGCTCCCTTGATCGTGGCGTTGATCATTCTTGTACTTGTGCGTGTTCACCCCGAGCCAGCAGACGACTGCCCATGCTTCGACGACAGCGTGGCTTTTGCCGGTGTGATGATCGGGTTGGAGTGCGGTATGTGGCGGTTTGCGAGGTACTCCCCTTATACCACTATCTACAACGGGTCAGACGCTACGTTCTCCCTCGCTGCGATGGGGTGGCCTTTGTCTATTGGTCGCGTCGTTTTTGGCGTTCTGATGATCTTCGCCTGGAGAGAGGCGATGAAGCCAGCTCTGTTGAAGTTCCTGCCTCATTTGTATAGGTTGTTAGAACGTGTGGGCATGTCCCTGCCCAGAAGGTTCTTCGTGCCGGCGAGCGAGTACAAGGATGTGCCGCTGCATGTGAGGGATGATAACCTGATTCCGAATGTATCTGATTTTCCCAAGGTGATGAGGAGCATCAGGGGCCCGGGTCGCGGTAGGAGCGTGAGTATCGGGCCGCAAAGTGCGGCGGATGCGTATGAGACGTTGGCGTATCGCGagc from Podospora pseudopauciseta strain CBS 411.78 chromosome 3, whole genome shotgun sequence encodes the following:
- the LCB3 gene encoding Long-chain base-1-phosphate phosphatase (COG:I; EggNog:ENOG503NUZW); this translates as MCKPANGSGSGSELPVAPLPVSGDEKAKDVVVDAGLKSLDHYRRALPKWRYSLRQCLLPLVRWETPYLAAFQNAVRTPALDSYFAITANLGTHTFFMIGLPILFWCGFRGFGKGLVHILAEGVFFTGFLKDMCSLPRPLSPPLQRITMSGSAALEYGFPSTHSANAVSVAVYAILMLRSDHNIYSPTTTIALEALAYFYALSIVIGRLYCGMHGFIDVIIGSIMGTAISLVEFYYAPAVEEWMYSSNYAAPLIVALIILVLVRVHPEPADDCPCFDDSVAFAGVMIGLECGMWRFARYSPYTTIYNGSDATFSLAAMGWPLSIGRVVFGVLMIFAWREAMKPALLKFLPHLYRLLERVGMSLPRRFFVPASEYKDVPLHVRDDNLIPNVSDFPKVMRSIRGPGRGRSVSIGPQSAADAYETLAYRERRRRESLEGDNGGVKSKGSLTSLRESAAKQSGVDVFEDGGKSSGVQQQNGRVAEFEKMMGTGTVVVANEEEMVLGVEDELGEKEVFSRLVKPRVRYDVEVVTKLVVYTGIAWLAVDLILVTFEMIGIGAGHLVAAAP